From a region of the Paenibacillus segetis genome:
- a CDS encoding DivIVA domain-containing protein, translated as MPLTPLDIHNKEFSRRIRGYDEDEVNEFLDQVIKDYEIVIRENKEFQNQLLTMQEKLDHFSNIEETLSKTIIVAQEAADEVRNNAKKEAQLIVKEAEKNADRIVNESLSKSRKVAMEVEELKKQASIYRARFRTLIEAQLDLLSHDGWESLEDRDRLQENNREAKEIY; from the coding sequence ATGCCATTAACCCCGCTGGATATACATAATAAGGAGTTCTCCCGACGTATTCGCGGTTACGACGAAGATGAAGTCAACGAATTTCTCGACCAGGTGATCAAAGATTATGAGATCGTAATCCGAGAAAATAAAGAGTTTCAGAATCAGTTATTGACGATGCAAGAAAAATTGGATCATTTCTCTAACATTGAGGAAACACTAAGTAAGACGATTATCGTAGCACAAGAAGCTGCGGATGAAGTCCGCAACAATGCGAAGAAGGAAGCACAGTTGATTGTGAAGGAAGCAGAGAAGAATGCTGACCGGATCGTTAATGAATCTCTATCGAAGTCGCGTAAAGTTGCAATGGAAGTAGAAGAACTAAAGAAGCAGGCTTCGATATATCGGGCACGCTTCCGGACTTTGATCGAAGCACAGTTAGATTTGCTTAGTCACGATGGATGGGAATCCCTTGAAGATCGTGATCGTTTGCAGGAGAACAATCGTGAAGCTAAGGAAATTTACTAA
- a CDS encoding YlmH family RNA-binding protein, protein MSLDIYEHFRPEERPFADRAWEWIRNAGEYHEVKRSDFLDPRQCFILETLANRHADVIFRLDGGYEGAERRRALIAPDYRDISSESMGMKVLSITSGDQKFISLQHGDYLGAILGLGLKRDKIGDIHVREDGCHVIVTDEISSFLDLNLHQVHRIGVMTDILELEALRTTESTLQPLDLTVASLRLDGIVSDVFRLSRSKVLIPIKAGRCRVNWKTEEDPSKSLKTGDVVALQGFGRFKVIEIDGVTKKGRHRVKIGKFV, encoded by the coding sequence ATGAGTTTAGACATCTATGAACATTTCAGGCCTGAAGAGCGTCCGTTTGCTGATCGGGCTTGGGAGTGGATAAGAAATGCCGGGGAATATCATGAGGTCAAACGGAGTGATTTCCTTGATCCCCGGCAGTGTTTTATTTTGGAGACACTGGCAAACCGTCATGCAGACGTTATTTTTCGTTTGGATGGAGGGTATGAAGGAGCCGAAAGACGACGGGCTCTTATTGCACCGGATTATCGGGATATTTCCAGTGAGTCTATGGGCATGAAAGTACTTAGTATAACTTCAGGAGATCAGAAATTCATTTCACTCCAGCATGGTGATTACTTGGGTGCTATTCTCGGTTTGGGGCTCAAACGGGACAAAATTGGTGATATTCATGTCCGGGAGGACGGATGCCACGTAATTGTGACGGATGAGATCTCTTCGTTTTTAGATTTGAATCTGCATCAAGTGCACCGAATCGGGGTAATGACCGATATTTTAGAGCTTGAGGCATTAAGAACGACAGAGTCTACGCTCCAGCCGCTGGATTTGACGGTGGCTTCTTTACGTTTGGATGGGATTGTGAGCGATGTATTTCGTTTAAGCCGAAGCAAAGTTCTAATTCCAATTAAGGCAGGACGTTGTAGAGTGAACTGGAAAACGGAAGAGGACCCATCGAAATCCCTGAAGACGGGGGATGTTGTAGCATTGCAGGGTTTTGGCCGTTTTAAAGTCATTGAGATAGATGGAGTAACCAAAAAAGGAAGACATCGTGTCAAAATCGGTAAATTTGTATGA
- a CDS encoding YggT family protein, with translation MGSYTFVSVVNLLYNIYFYMIFAYILMSWLPNARGSFIGELLGKLVEPYLSPFRRFIPPIMGMIDISPIVALFVLNLARVGLLTLISYIV, from the coding sequence TTGGGCAGTTATACTTTTGTGAGCGTAGTTAATCTACTGTATAACATTTATTTTTACATGATTTTTGCCTATATATTGATGTCTTGGCTTCCTAATGCTCGAGGCAGCTTTATAGGTGAATTACTTGGCAAACTGGTGGAACCGTATTTATCTCCGTTCCGGCGTTTTATCCCGCCAATCATGGGAATGATTGATATTTCCCCTATCGTAGCGCTGTTTGTGCTTAATTTGGCTCGGGTTGGTTTGTTGACCTTAATTTCGTATATTGTATGA
- a CDS encoding cell division protein SepF, with the protein MGVMNKFMNFLGLQEEEEIVEREKFPGQEELDFETPSFEARKNTRGNNVVSIHSQKNVKVILNEPRSYDEAQEIADHLRSHRTVVVNLQRVRNDQAMRIIDFLSGTIYALSGSISKIGGNIFLCTPDTVEIQGSITEILTEDPDYNRMR; encoded by the coding sequence ATGGGAGTTATGAATAAGTTTATGAATTTCCTGGGCCTGCAGGAAGAAGAGGAAATTGTGGAACGGGAGAAATTTCCTGGACAGGAAGAACTGGATTTTGAAACCCCAAGCTTTGAAGCACGTAAGAACACAAGAGGAAATAATGTAGTTAGTATACATTCTCAGAAGAATGTTAAAGTGATCCTGAATGAGCCGCGTTCATATGATGAAGCGCAGGAAATTGCAGACCATCTCCGTTCACATCGTACCGTTGTCGTTAATTTGCAGCGGGTGAGAAATGATCAAGCTATGCGTATAATCGACTTTTTAAGTGGTACAATATATGCGCTTAGTGGTAGCATTTCGAAAATTGGTGGGAATATTTTTCTGTGCACTCCAGATACTGTGGAAATTCAGGGTTCCATCACAGAAATATTAACTGAGGATCCAGATTACAACAGGATGAGGTGA
- a CDS encoding YggS family pyridoxal phosphate-dependent enzyme: protein MSLKERIAHIEQRVKEACERSGRSIEEVHIVAVTKYVSLDTTRSVLDEGISHIGENRPQNALPKWEALGGRGTWHFIGHLQSNKVKDVIGRFQYIHSLDRLSLARELEKRAAAKGTQVLAFLQVNISGESSKQGIQPHEAAAFLKETAGLPHVKIIGLMTMAPIVDDPEQTRPVFRALRELRDDLNAQGLSKEPLKELSMGMSDDFEIAIEEGATWVRLGTLLVGKGEET from the coding sequence TTGTCGCTTAAAGAACGGATAGCGCACATTGAGCAGCGCGTCAAAGAAGCATGTGAACGGAGCGGACGCAGCATTGAAGAGGTCCATATCGTTGCTGTAACCAAGTATGTATCTTTGGATACAACTCGTTCCGTATTGGATGAGGGGATCTCTCACATTGGTGAGAATAGGCCACAGAATGCGTTACCTAAATGGGAAGCGCTTGGGGGCAGGGGAACATGGCACTTTATCGGACATTTGCAAAGTAACAAAGTCAAAGACGTTATTGGAAGATTTCAATATATTCATTCGCTTGACCGACTCTCTCTAGCGAGAGAGCTGGAGAAGAGAGCAGCAGCAAAGGGAACTCAGGTATTGGCATTTCTCCAAGTCAATATATCTGGTGAATCTTCCAAGCAAGGTATACAACCTCATGAAGCAGCAGCTTTTTTGAAAGAGACAGCAGGATTACCCCATGTGAAGATTATTGGACTTATGACTATGGCTCCAATTGTAGATGATCCTGAGCAAACAAGACCCGTCTTCCGGGCTTTACGTGAGCTGCGAGATGACTTAAATGCTCAAGGATTGAGTAAGGAACCATTGAAGGAATTATCGATGGGAATGTCTGACGATTTTGAAATAGCGATTGAAGAGGGGGCGACATGGGTGCGCCTTGGAACTCTTCTAGTGGGGAAAGGGGAAGAGACGTAA
- the pgeF gene encoding peptidoglycan editing factor PgeF, which yields MEPFVWKPTQDHPERFDLESWNTHLPGLSAGFTGRQGGIGQFPYDSLNLAYHVGDDPAIVIENRRQLSEELGFNPESWTCGEQVHGTRVAVVRENDRGKGYADRNSAFQNTDGLVTNVQGVLLTSFYADCVPLYFLDPVNRVVGLAHAGWKGTVGRIAEAVIATMESEYDSRRSDILTAIGPSIGKCCYEVDEVVMSKVRDAITITEDAQIDRNLYEPSLNDGRTMLNLKELNRIIMIEAGILPTHIECTTWCTSCHPDKFFSYREQNGITGRMASFIGMKER from the coding sequence ATGGAACCGTTTGTTTGGAAACCTACACAAGATCACCCTGAGCGGTTCGATCTCGAATCTTGGAACACACACTTACCCGGATTAAGCGCAGGCTTTACGGGTAGGCAGGGAGGAATTGGACAATTCCCTTATGACAGTTTGAACTTGGCCTATCATGTCGGAGATGATCCGGCCATAGTTATTGAGAATAGACGTCAGCTATCGGAGGAACTTGGTTTCAATCCGGAATCTTGGACATGTGGAGAGCAAGTTCATGGTACAAGGGTTGCGGTTGTAAGAGAAAATGATCGCGGCAAAGGCTATGCAGATCGGAATAGTGCGTTTCAGAATACGGACGGACTGGTGACAAATGTTCAGGGCGTTCTATTGACTTCTTTTTATGCTGATTGTGTTCCACTCTATTTCTTGGATCCGGTTAATCGCGTCGTTGGCTTGGCACATGCCGGATGGAAAGGAACGGTAGGACGAATAGCGGAGGCAGTAATTGCGACGATGGAATCGGAATATGATAGCCGCAGAAGTGATATTTTGACTGCAATAGGTCCTTCAATTGGCAAGTGCTGCTATGAAGTAGATGAGGTTGTTATGTCGAAAGTACGGGATGCAATAACGATAACTGAAGACGCCCAGATCGATCGTAATTTGTATGAACCTTCTCTAAATGACGGGAGAACAATGCTGAACTTGAAAGAATTAAATCGAATTATTATGATAGAAGCAGGAATATTGCCGACTCATATCGAATGTACAACATGGTGTACAAGCTGTCACCCTGATAAATTTTTCTCATATCGTGAGCAGAATGGCATAACTGGGAGAATGGCAAGCTTTATTGGAATGAAAGAGAGGTGA
- a CDS encoding YlmC/YmxH family sporulation protein yields MKISDFQTKDVINVVDGKRLGQISDLELDLRQGLIEAIVVPVNTKFMGIFGGGSDLIIPWKNIVKIGSDVVLVKMDEIREPRIGQQQYENTVYIDRDGRAERSERRN; encoded by the coding sequence ATGAAAATTTCAGATTTCCAAACGAAGGATGTCATCAATGTAGTGGATGGTAAGCGCCTTGGACAAATCAGTGATTTAGAGCTGGACCTACGGCAGGGTTTGATAGAGGCCATTGTTGTTCCTGTAAATACGAAGTTCATGGGGATATTTGGGGGAGGTAGTGACCTTATCATCCCATGGAAGAATATTGTTAAGATTGGTTCGGATGTGGTCCTGGTCAAAATGGATGAGATCAGAGAACCCCGAATCGGCCAACAGCAGTATGAGAATACCGTCTATATCGACCGAGACGGTCGTGCAGAGCGTTCAGAACGCCGGAACTAA
- the sigG gene encoding RNA polymerase sporulation sigma factor SigG yields the protein MTRNKVEICGVDTAKLPVLNNTEMRELFHSLQQDHVRSAREKLVNGNLRLVLSVIQRFNNRGEYVDDLFQVGCIGLMKAIDNFDLSQNVKFSTYAVPMIIGEIRRYLRDNNPIRVSRSLRDIAYKALQMRDSLTNRNSREPTVFEIAEALGLPKEDVVFALDAIQDPVSLFEPIYHDGGDPIYVMDQIGDERNKDVSWIEEIALREAMQRLNRREKMILSMRFFEGKTQMEVADEIGISQAQVSRLEKSAIVQMQKHVKS from the coding sequence ATGACCCGAAATAAAGTTGAGATTTGTGGCGTGGATACCGCCAAATTGCCCGTTCTAAACAATACGGAAATGCGTGAATTGTTCCACTCCTTGCAACAGGACCACGTGAGATCAGCTAGAGAGAAGTTGGTGAATGGAAATCTCAGACTTGTACTGAGTGTGATCCAGCGCTTCAATAATCGGGGGGAGTATGTGGACGACCTATTTCAAGTCGGCTGCATCGGACTCATGAAAGCTATTGATAATTTTGATTTATCGCAGAATGTCAAATTTTCAACGTATGCTGTACCGATGATCATTGGGGAAATCAGGCGTTATCTGCGTGATAATAACCCAATCAGGGTATCCCGTAGTTTACGGGACATCGCCTATAAAGCCCTGCAAATGCGAGATAGCCTGACGAATCGAAACTCACGAGAACCAACAGTTTTTGAAATAGCTGAAGCACTGGGACTGCCGAAGGAAGATGTTGTTTTTGCTTTAGATGCGATTCAGGATCCAGTCTCCTTGTTTGAACCGATCTATCATGATGGTGGCGATCCGATTTATGTCATGGATCAGATTGGTGATGAGAGAAACAAAGACGTATCATGGATTGAAGAAATCGCCCTGCGTGAAGCAATGCAACGACTGAATCGCCGCGAAAAAATGATCTTGTCAATGCGCTTTTTTGAAGGCAAAACACAGATGGAGGTAGCCGATGAGATCGGTATCTCCCAAGCCCAAGTCTCCAGACTTGAGAAATCCGCCATTGTACAAATGCAGAAACATGTAAAGTCGTGA
- the sigE gene encoding RNA polymerase sporulation sigma factor SigE, whose product MYVKWKLMLQLQYYRLLFLFGLKSEEIYYIGGSEALPPPLTREEEEFLLLRLPSGDSAIRAMLIERNLRLVVYIARKFENTGINIEDLVSIGAIGLIKAVNTFDPEKKIKLATYASRCIENEILMYLRRNSKIRTEVSFDEPLNIDWDGNELLLSDVLGTENDTIYRNIEEQVDRKLLHKALDKLSERERMIMELRFGLVDGDEKTQKDVADLLGISQSYISRLEKRIIKRLRKEFNKMV is encoded by the coding sequence ATGTATGTAAAGTGGAAACTGATGCTCCAGCTGCAGTACTACCGGTTGTTATTTCTATTCGGATTAAAAAGCGAAGAAATATATTATATCGGTGGAAGTGAGGCACTTCCTCCTCCATTGACACGTGAAGAAGAGGAATTTCTTTTATTACGACTGCCTTCGGGAGACTCTGCCATCCGGGCGATGTTGATTGAACGCAACCTGCGTCTTGTTGTTTATATTGCAAGAAAATTTGAGAATACAGGGATTAATATCGAGGATTTGGTGTCGATCGGAGCAATAGGACTCATCAAAGCAGTAAACACGTTTGACCCGGAGAAAAAGATCAAACTTGCTACCTATGCCTCTCGTTGTATTGAAAATGAAATCTTAATGTACTTGCGGCGCAACAGTAAGATTCGTACAGAGGTCTCATTTGATGAGCCGCTAAATATTGATTGGGACGGTAATGAATTGCTCCTATCAGATGTACTCGGAACGGAGAATGATACGATCTACCGTAATATTGAAGAACAAGTTGATCGCAAACTTCTGCATAAAGCGCTCGATAAGCTTAGCGAACGAGAACGGATGATTATGGAGCTGCGATTCGGGCTTGTAGATGGAGATGAAAAGACCCAAAAAGATGTAGCTGATCTTCTCGGCATCTCCCAATCTTACATTTCACGTCTTGAGAAGCGAATTATAAAACGGCTCCGTAAGGAATTTAATAAGATGGTCTAA
- the spoIIGA gene encoding sigma-E processing peptidase SpoIIGA → MIVYIDLIFLMNLLIDASLLAVTAWMRKQRVIIWRISLSAIVGALYVMMMFLPELSFLFTFLVKFLFSVLMLWIAFGFGSLQNYLRNMGAFYIVNFAAAGGILGVHYLLQNSGEVWSGIFYSASGGLGFSLKIGSLFTLILFFVVLIWFKVVVGSRRRLERVSSFLAEVEVRIGETKVSCLGLIDTGNQLTDPLSRLPVMVMEASLWQEFLPDSWKGKLGAEHADNLIMKWMEEDSFLWRDRLRLVPYRGINKGTQFMIALKPDEAKVVLEGRVISSTKLLVGLDGGSLSTEGTYRAIIHPVLIEGGEGGTKPPDATVSLHVAPEVKQGSDFIYEAGS, encoded by the coding sequence TTGATTGTTTATATCGATTTGATTTTTTTAATGAATCTACTTATCGATGCCAGTCTGCTGGCGGTAACGGCCTGGATGAGGAAACAGAGGGTGATCATATGGAGAATCTCACTCTCGGCGATAGTTGGTGCATTGTATGTCATGATGATGTTCCTACCTGAGCTTTCCTTCTTATTTACCTTTCTGGTTAAGTTTCTATTCTCTGTTCTCATGCTGTGGATCGCTTTTGGTTTTGGAAGTCTGCAAAACTACTTGCGAAATATGGGTGCATTTTACATCGTTAATTTTGCGGCAGCCGGCGGGATTCTAGGCGTTCATTATTTGTTGCAAAACTCAGGGGAAGTCTGGAGTGGGATTTTCTATTCTGCATCTGGAGGACTGGGATTTTCATTAAAAATAGGCTCTTTATTTACTTTAATCTTATTTTTTGTTGTTTTGATTTGGTTTAAGGTCGTCGTTGGCTCAAGACGCAGATTGGAACGCGTGTCTTCTTTCTTGGCGGAAGTTGAGGTCCGAATCGGTGAGACCAAGGTAAGTTGTCTTGGACTAATCGATACAGGTAACCAGCTTACAGATCCACTAAGTCGTTTGCCGGTGATGGTGATGGAAGCATCACTCTGGCAGGAGTTCCTTCCAGATTCATGGAAGGGTAAACTGGGTGCGGAGCATGCGGACAACCTCATTATGAAATGGATGGAGGAAGATTCATTTCTGTGGCGAGATCGACTGCGGTTGGTACCCTATCGGGGAATTAACAAAGGTACGCAGTTTATGATCGCATTGAAGCCGGATGAGGCAAAGGTAGTATTAGAAGGAAGGGTTATCAGCTCCACTAAGTTACTTGTCGGATTAGACGGGGGTTCATTGTCAACAGAAGGTACATATCGGGCGATTATTCATCCGGTGTTGATCGAAGGGGGAGAAGGTGGGACGAAACCACCTGATGCAACTGTGAGCTTACATGTTGCTCCTGAAGTAAAGCAGGGTTCCGATTTCATCTATGAAGCGGGATCGTAA
- the ftsZ gene encoding cell division protein FtsZ — translation MLEFDFEMESLAQIKVIGVGGGGSNAVNRMIENGVQGVEFITVNTDAQALHLAKSEHKLQIGDKLTRGLGAGANPDVGKKAAEESRDLIASTLKGADMVFVTAGMGGGTGTGAAPVIAEIARECGALTVGVVTRPFTFEGRKRSSQAELGIEGLKEKVDTLIVIPNDRLLEIVDKKTPMLEAFREADNVLRQAVQGISDLIAVPGLINLDFADVKTIMTERGSALMGIGMASGENRAAEAARKAIMSPLLETSIEGARGVIMNITGGSNLSLYEVNEAAEIVISASDPEVNMIFGAIIDDSLKEEIKVTVIATGFEQKPSAVPSRKPLSSVSDAQDNRSASTLRPFGNQPTSGDQLDIPTFLRNRSRNDNE, via the coding sequence ATGTTGGAATTTGATTTCGAAATGGAAAGCTTGGCTCAAATAAAAGTGATTGGTGTGGGTGGCGGAGGAAGTAACGCCGTAAACCGAATGATCGAGAACGGAGTGCAGGGCGTTGAGTTCATTACGGTGAACACGGATGCCCAAGCTCTTCATTTGGCTAAGTCAGAGCATAAATTACAAATTGGGGATAAATTAACACGTGGACTCGGTGCGGGTGCTAACCCTGATGTAGGTAAGAAGGCAGCTGAGGAATCTCGTGATTTAATTGCTAGCACGCTTAAAGGTGCTGATATGGTATTCGTTACAGCAGGTATGGGAGGCGGCACAGGTACTGGTGCGGCTCCAGTTATTGCTGAGATCGCGCGTGAGTGCGGAGCACTCACTGTGGGTGTCGTTACGAGACCATTTACATTTGAAGGACGTAAACGTTCTTCTCAAGCGGAGCTTGGAATTGAAGGTTTGAAAGAGAAAGTCGACACGCTGATCGTTATTCCAAATGATCGACTCTTAGAGATTGTGGATAAGAAGACTCCAATGTTAGAAGCATTCCGTGAAGCGGACAATGTGTTGCGTCAAGCAGTTCAAGGTATTTCTGATCTGATTGCTGTACCGGGTCTCATCAACCTTGACTTTGCAGACGTCAAAACCATTATGACTGAACGTGGTTCTGCGTTGATGGGAATTGGTATGGCTTCAGGTGAGAATCGTGCAGCAGAAGCAGCACGCAAAGCTATCATGAGTCCACTCCTTGAAACTTCCATCGAAGGTGCACGAGGGGTTATTATGAACATTACGGGTGGCTCGAATTTATCACTTTATGAAGTGAATGAGGCAGCTGAGATTGTAATTTCCGCATCCGATCCAGAAGTGAATATGATCTTCGGTGCAATTATTGATGATAGCTTGAAAGAAGAAATTAAAGTTACGGTTATTGCGACTGGCTTTGAACAAAAGCCTTCGGCTGTTCCTAGTCGTAAACCGTTGTCTAGCGTTTCTGATGCTCAGGATAACAGATCGGCATCCACACTTAGACCTTTTGGCAACCAGCCAACTAGTGGTGATCAGCTTGATATTCCAACGTTTCTGCGCAACCGTTCTCGTAACGATAACGAGTAA
- the ftsA gene encoding cell division protein FtsA, translated as MSNNDIIVSLDIGTSKVRAIIGEINNGTFNIIGVGSADSEGIRKGAIVDIDQTVQSIRSAVDHAERMVGIQISEVYVGISGNHIGLQTSHGVVAVQNEDREIGEDDIDRVLKAAEVIALPPEREIIDIVAKQYVVDGLEGIKDPRGMIGVRLEVEATIITGAKTAIHNLLRCVEKSGLKVSDLVLLSLGAGQLALSKDEKTMGSALVDIGAGSITIAVFESGTIVATSTLPIGGEFITNDIAYGLRTLTEQAEKVKLKYGCASIEDAAADVTFKVTRIGSNVDKEFTQEDLAAIAEPRVQEIFQLISQEVKRLGYNELPGGYILTGGTVSMPGLLKIAQQELNASVRVAVPDYIGVRDPGFTGGVGILYKIIKNIRIRNASPKKTANRSKSSGTTETVRKSGGIMERLKNIFSEFI; from the coding sequence TTGAGCAACAATGACATCATTGTTAGTTTGGACATCGGTACATCCAAAGTTCGTGCTATTATTGGGGAAATTAATAATGGAACCTTTAATATTATTGGGGTTGGATCTGCCGACTCGGAAGGTATTCGCAAAGGTGCGATTGTAGATATTGACCAAACTGTTCAATCGATCCGTAGTGCTGTGGATCATGCAGAGCGAATGGTTGGTATTCAAATATCGGAAGTATATGTCGGCATTTCAGGAAATCATATTGGACTCCAAACGAGCCACGGGGTTGTAGCCGTTCAGAATGAAGACCGCGAGATCGGGGAAGATGATATCGATCGTGTCTTAAAAGCAGCTGAGGTGATTGCGCTACCACCAGAACGAGAAATTATCGATATCGTAGCCAAGCAATATGTAGTTGATGGACTTGAGGGGATTAAAGACCCTCGAGGAATGATTGGTGTACGTCTGGAAGTAGAAGCTACCATTATTACAGGAGCAAAAACAGCGATACATAACTTACTTCGCTGTGTGGAGAAATCTGGGCTTAAAGTATCTGATCTAGTTCTTCTTTCACTGGGAGCGGGTCAGCTTGCTTTATCTAAGGATGAGAAAACAATGGGATCAGCGCTGGTGGACATTGGCGCAGGATCCATAACGATCGCAGTGTTTGAAAGCGGCACAATTGTAGCGACATCTACGCTTCCGATAGGGGGAGAATTTATAACGAATGACATTGCTTATGGTCTCCGTACTTTAACTGAGCAAGCAGAAAAGGTTAAGTTGAAGTATGGCTGTGCTTCCATAGAAGATGCGGCTGCGGACGTTACATTTAAAGTGACGAGAATCGGAAGTAATGTGGACAAGGAATTCACACAGGAGGATCTTGCTGCAATTGCTGAACCTCGGGTTCAAGAAATCTTTCAGCTAATCTCTCAAGAAGTGAAGAGACTTGGTTACAATGAATTGCCTGGTGGTTATATACTTACTGGTGGCACTGTCTCCATGCCGGGATTGCTAAAGATTGCCCAGCAGGAGTTGAATGCTTCAGTAAGGGTAGCTGTACCTGATTATATCGGTGTTCGTGACCCGGGATTTACCGGAGGTGTCGGAATACTGTACAAAATAATTAAGAATATTCGTATTCGTAATGCGAGTCCGAAGAAAACAGCAAATAGAAGTAAATCCTCTGGCACGACTGAGACTGTCAGAAAGTCAGGCGGTATTATGGAACGTCTCAAGAATATTTTTAGTGAATTCATATAA
- a CDS encoding cell division protein FtsQ/DivIB gives MPKANVPILKEVKPKKKSSKKIIGILILLFLSLLCVLFFRSSLSKISKISFQGNTYTSNAELLQISGLQVGAAFFGVSSDTIESKLMEVPSIEKVEVDKSFPGLIEISVHEYPLAAYELNSDGQLKGLLGNGTKIVLGDGTRPIDKPILTGWKENDPMLAKLCSALAQIPDQLTSEISEITPSPTLSYPDRIKMYTRSRFVVISAVSLLPSKAEYMNMILEAQDPGTLKMLDADSYVPFSLSGDDSGEDNEGQNDTTHE, from the coding sequence ATGCCAAAAGCAAATGTCCCTATCTTGAAAGAGGTTAAGCCCAAAAAGAAAAGTAGTAAGAAAATAATAGGGATTCTAATCCTATTATTTCTCTCTTTGTTGTGTGTGCTTTTTTTTCGTTCTTCTCTAAGCAAGATTTCTAAAATTAGTTTTCAAGGTAATACGTATACATCAAATGCTGAATTACTCCAAATTAGTGGACTACAAGTTGGCGCAGCATTCTTTGGAGTTAGCTCAGATACGATTGAGAGTAAGTTAATGGAGGTACCTTCCATAGAGAAGGTCGAAGTGGACAAGTCTTTTCCGGGATTAATTGAAATTTCGGTTCATGAGTATCCTCTTGCCGCTTACGAACTCAATTCAGATGGACAGCTTAAAGGGCTATTAGGAAATGGAACGAAGATTGTTTTGGGAGACGGTACGAGACCGATAGATAAACCTATTTTGACCGGGTGGAAAGAAAATGATCCTATGTTGGCCAAGCTGTGTAGTGCACTTGCGCAAATTCCAGATCAATTGACTTCGGAAATCTCGGAGATCACACCTTCTCCAACACTGTCTTACCCAGATCGGATCAAAATGTATACGAGGTCGCGTTTTGTGGTGATCTCAGCGGTTTCATTGCTTCCAAGTAAAGCGGAATATATGAATATGATTCTGGAAGCTCAGGATCCAGGTACTCTTAAAATGTTAGATGCTGATTCTTATGTGCCGTTTAGTCTCTCAGGTGACGACTCAGGTGAAGATAACGAAGGACAAAATGATACTACTCATGAGTGA